In Pocillopora verrucosa isolate sample1 chromosome 13, ASM3666991v2, whole genome shotgun sequence, one genomic interval encodes:
- the LOC136277820 gene encoding pyroglutamylated RF-amide peptide receptor-like: MNATFGNLTFNGTEYSGSWTDASLHIIEVFSLLVYVAVFGVGGVLDIFVIYVMLRSGQLRKNFASFLLFHLSVTHLLFHLVIVMNFFGGLLHRDIQSCKAFVFVDRACPAAIFSTLAAIAWDRLKNILQPFKSLIYRPLRSYLIMTGVIWAYAVLSSISFVHSVKVQTVNYCRAENNSDSCRQYMFCDTSRSNWQIQLSETIYFFVAFIMPLSYIAVAYTRIAVRLWNRSKNGAIHSAVAKHKSKSIRLLVVAVFGFVLCWGPSILGSMLDKYEVFDGLPGVTNYFLMVWFMLIAPASSSCVSTAVYAFFCPEFRKNSIKFACCCCHCCCCCKSSRNHRIRPDDEIRLQTRTWQTSIRRQQVDQK; the protein is encoded by the coding sequence ATGAATGCGACATTTGGAAATTTGACTTTTAATGGCACAGAGTACTCCGGTTCATGGACAGATGCTTCCTTACATATAATTgaagtgttttctttgcttGTCTACGTCGCCGTGTTCGGAGTCGGCGGCGTGTTAGACATTTTTGTCATCTACGTAATGTTACGAAGTGGACAACTAAGGAAAAATTTTGCCagctttttactttttcatttatctgtGACTCATCTACTGTTTCATCTTGTAATCGTCATGAATTTTTTCGGGGGTCTGCTTCATAGAGATATTCAGTCTTGTAAGGCGTTTGTCTTTGTCGACCGCGCATGCCCAGCCGCTATTTTTAGCACGTTAGCTGCTATTGCGTGGGATAGACTCAAAAACATCTTACAGCCTTTTAAGAGCCTGATTTACAGACCCCTTCGTTCATATTTAATAATGACTGGAGTCATTTGGGCCTATGCTGTGTTATCTTCCATTTCGTTTGTTCACAGTGTGAAGGTACAGACTGTGAACTATTGTCGGGCAGAAAACAACAGTGATTCATGTAGACAGTATATGTTCTGTGACACATCGCGATCTAATTGGCAAATTCAGCTTTCCGAGacgatttatttttttgtggcgTTTATCATGCCTCTTTCCTATATAGCAGTTGCGTACACAAGAATTGCAGTTCGCTTGTGGAACAGAAGCAAAAATGGAGCTATTCACAGCGCTGTGGCGAAACACAAGTCAAAATCTATTCGCTTGTTGGTTGTAGCCGTGTTTGGCTTCGTTCTTTGCTGGGGACCAAGTATTTTGGGCAGCATGTTGGATAAGTATGAAGTTTTTGACGGATTGCCTGGAGTGACGAATTATTTTCTAATGGTATGGTTCATGCTTATCGCACCGGCATCAAGCTCTTGTGTTAGTACTGCTGTATACGCTTTTTTTTGCCCTGAATTTAGGAAAAATAGCATCaaatttgcttgttgttgttgtcattgttgttgctgctgtaaATCGTCCCGTAATCACCGGATTAGACCCGATGACGAGATACGTTTACAAACAAGAACGTGGCAAACTTCGATACGAAGACAGCAGGTCGatcagaaatga